Within Anolis sagrei isolate rAnoSag1 chromosome X, rAnoSag1.mat, whole genome shotgun sequence, the genomic segment ttattaattattaattatattaatgtgtaaatattaatatttagtatttattacgtattatttgttttatattactATTTATTCTATCTATTAGTTATTCTATATGATTTTTGTTTCAATGTCCTCATGACTTgagaaaggatgatgatgatgaagctgATGatgtcatttctctctctctttctttctttctttctttctttctttctttctttctcattcagTCGTCATTTCCATTGAAATCCCCAAATGAGCAATCCTTGCTTCACCAGTAAACCACAAAAACTTTTGCCATGACCTCCaagtctctctcttttctctctctctttttttctttccttctttttctctcctcccctttttcctttccttttctttttctgatctTCCTTTAAAAGGCCaaattaattttcttttctttctctcctttgaaggaaagaagaacaagaaggactcctccttcttcttctcaatGGCAGGTCAGGATTAATTATTCTGCATTATAATACctatattttttctattttattttattctaagattttttctcatttatttttcttcctctggTTTCTATAACTATTTTTTTCTCGCTTTAGTCTGGTTTTTTTATTACTATTTCCtcacattttaaatttattttattaatatttattattatgtatttatttatttttaaatatcattattattttattattttaattaattaatgtatttatttcgggtacttctaccccgcccttctcaactccctaagggtttgatgcctacaattcaacacaataaaatacatagtgaCAATAATTATAAAccgttaaattattattattattattattattattattattaactttatttgtaccccgctagcatctcccgaaggactcgatgtggcttacaaaggccaaggcctcaaaacacaacataacaatacaaaacctaaagcaaattaaaaacagttaaagcaatattaaacaacaagcaataaacaaaattacattaatacaataaaaagccagtttggtggccatcgtttcgccAATTTATTTAGTTATTCAATTCTTATTCTagtttttattactattttctcacattttaatttattacTTGATTAAATTATTgctttattacattattatttcattgtttttatatatcattattattttagtattatattcttattaaatattattttattaatttattagattatcattattaaaatattattaaactgGTTATATCATTATCAGAtcattatttattaaattattatttcattgtttttatatatcattattattttattatattcttattaaatattattttattaatttattagattatccttattaaattattattaaattgattATATCATTATCAGAtcattatttattaaattattatttcattgtttttatatatcattattattttttattatattcttattaaatattgttttattaatttgttagattttcattattaaattattattaaattggttATATTATTATCAGATCATCatgtattaaattattatttcattgttttatatatcattattattattttattatatttttattaaatattttattaatttattagattatcattattaaattattattaaattggttATATCATTATCAGatcattctttttctttgttattattagtaaattgtgattttaaattattttattaaattgttagtagattattattagattattattaaatAAGTATTTTAATCATGATTGTTAttaaactattattttattattgaattattatttcattgaattagatatattacattactattactaataataaattcCTATTATTCTATTATCATTAAATTCTTCTTTTCATTATTAAATCATTGATTTTCTTCCCGTCCTATTAATTCTTTCATTCTTATTCctgtttatttcttattttcatGAATTAATTTATGAATTTATGAGTTATGCATTTCTTTTACTCTCTCTGCACAGGGGCGGCCTTCCTCACccgtttcttcctcctcttttcttcccttcctttgcacGGCACCAATGAGGTCAACGAGGTCATGGTGGAGGTCAAGGGGGTGGAGCCAGTGTGTGCGGGAACACGCCCCTCCTCCTTCCAGCAGGTCCAGTGCCAGgtccagcaactacatctctccGCACAGGAACTCCTCTTCTACTACGTAAGTAcgaaggctattattattattattattattaatagtattatcaacggaaaaatttgtttctaaactcgtttcgtttttaggggtccatcgcgttttgttttttaaaagaattccaaaattttccttttaaaaattttgaaatttatgaaatttcgtataattacgaatcgattcgtaagtggcggacgcgattgcgcaatatgctaaaaaaacctccaaatgggacagggggaacttctgaagcttccctctccctctgttgttgactgttggtgtgataaaacaaacaacaactataaaacttgcaccagacgtgcgaaaataatgacgaaataattacgaaataattttgaaataatttcgaaataataacgaaatagttacgaaataaattgaaaaaattgtttcgaatctaatttactcctcacactattcctgcatggctcaatattggatcgtaagctaatttaaatacgaattaataatgaattacgaaattaacgaacgaaaccgcccaagcctaatatatagtaatattaatataataataagctttatttctatcccgccccatctccccaaaggctattttaattattatattatattataattataattatatattatatattattattattgtgattatattatattatattatattatattatattatattatattatattatattatattatattatattatattggaaaGGGGCCCCTAACACTtcttgtattgtatattgtattataattatatcttATTGTTATGATATTCTTCTCCTTGTGCAGCTGGAGCGGCAGGGCTTTCCTTTCTGGCCGCGTGCTGGAGCGCATCGCTTCCTATGTGCTGCGGACCCTTCCTTCCtggctttcccttccttttcctcttcctcgaAGGGGAAGGCGCCCCGGAAGGCACTGCTGTGCTGGCTCCTGAAAGCCTTTTCCTTCTTCGAGGTCACGCTGCAGCGCATTGGCCGTGACCAGGAGGACTTCTCCCCTGCAGGAGGCGAGGAAGCAACGGGGAACACCACCAACGACACTCTCCTGCTACAACTGCGCTGGACACGCACCGTGGTCCAAGGCCTGCTGGCCAACCTGCACTGCCTCCCGTGTTCCCGGTTCCGCACCCGCCACCGCTTCGAACACACTTCCGGGACGGACGCCTTCGACAAGAAGCGGAAGGGCTGCCAGGCCCTCCAGACCTATGCCGTGTTTGTGGGGCATGCTGCACGTGCACTGGGCAAGTGCACACCAAGGCGGCCCGTCCTGAAGAAACACGACAGAGACCCCACTTCCCTtttcatgtaatataaaatataatataatataattataataatgtttaCATTGAGGATAATCCAAATATGGACGGCCCCGAAGAAGTGTGAGCCCCCCCTttcaatataatatgatataatataatataatccaaaGATGGCCGATCCAGAAgaagtattatatatattgtattatattgttttaatataatataatataatataatcatgttTGCATTGCAGGTAATCCAAAGATGGCCGGCCCCAAAGGAGTGTGAGCCCCCCCTCCAATATTAATCCAAATTTGGATAATCCAAATATGAACAGCCCTGAAGAAGTGTGAGCCCTCGCTTTCAATATGATATGAAGcatgagtcccccccccccctgctccaATATTAATCCAAATTTGGGTAATGCAATTATGGACAGCCCCGAAGAAGTGTGAGCCCCCCTTtcaatatgatatgatataatataatataatccaaaGATGGCCGATCCAgaagtattatatatattgtattatattgtattaatatcATATAATCTAATCTAATCATGTTTGCATTGCAGGTAATCCAAAAATGGCCAGCCCCAAAGGAGCGTGAGCCCCCCCACCCTCCAATATTAATCCAAATTTGGATAATCCAAATATGAACAGCCCTGAAGAAGTGTGAGCCCCCGCTTTccatataatatgatataatataatataatataacataatccAAAGATGGCCAATCCAGAAgaagtattatatatattgtattatattgtattaatatcatataatataatctaaTCATGTTTGCATTGCAGGTAATCCAAAGATGGCCAGCCCCAAAGGAGCGTGAGCCCCCcctccaatataatataatataatataatataatataatataatataatataatataatataaatttaaTATTACTATTTATATTATAACAATGTTTGCATTGGGGGTAATCAAAGATGGCCGTCCCCGAAGAAATGAGAGGGGGGCCcttccaatataataataataataataataataataataataattttaatattattatattatattacattatattatagcaATGTTTGCACTAGGGGTAATCAAAGATGGCCGGCCCTGAAGAAATGAGAGGGGCCCCcttccaatataataataataataataataataatatataattttaatattattatattacattacattacattatattatagcaATGTTTGCACTGGGGGTAATCAAAGATGGTCGGTGCTGAAGAAGTGTTAGGGACCCCtttccaatataatataatataatataatataatataatataatataataaaatatgagGGAGGGAttttggtggctcttcagcacagtgggttaaagctgtttgtggaggcgggtgtctgtctgtgtaagtggacacttccaccatatacacacatgcacattttcATGTGCAtagatatattttattacattgtattattatatattatattacattgtattatattatattaggtaTAGAATgtcataaaattatatatatatatatatatatatatatatatacacacacacacacacacacacacatacatatatatatatacacacacacaatatatatatatatatatatatatatatatagaacacaATTTAATTTATTGACTATATTATTAATTTTCCCATAATGGTCTTCCAATCCAATATTATTGATCATGTGGATCTACCTCACAGGGTTTATTTTtatctctattattctattttattattttattctatttgtgcTGCTGGTCAGCTTTGACAAAAgtaattaattattttttgcAAATCGGGATTTAATGCTATTTTGgaaaacattattattttctctttcttatatttgttgttttaatgtatttattgtatctgatatattattattattgttattatatttattctttcatgtatattaagaaataaataataataataataatgtatttattgtatttgcctGGTGTATattaagcaataataataataataataatgtatttttgtcaatatatatatttgtagatgTATATTGTTGCTTGTATATACTTTTTATACTTTCTTCcaaaaaaatgctattttataaaataaatatttctcaaaaAATACAAGTGTTTTGTTATGGTTAAAAttcaaatatagtaatatattatatttgatatttaataataataataatatagatgggTGCCAATttcaataatgtaataataatattagataatatattatatattacaatctgtattattatattatcacattatatatattattttatcatatacatattgttatattatatattattttacttacttaggcgatcccttgtagcctgaggatgatgatcctccaagtgcagtgtcttggcagtgggtccgtaggtgactgtggagccctgttcttgacctgcatgttctcccgcagtgagaacatcggtttccagacaggaGGCTTGACACGCctctctcttggcacatttctccctgttgccctccgttcgtgcctctttgaattccacagcactgctggtcacagctgacctccagctagagcactcaacgGCCAGGGCtcctcagttctcagtgtctatgccacaatgtttaaggttggctttaagcccatctttaaatctcttttcctgtccaccaacattacgtttcacgttcttgagttgggaatacagtaactgctttgggaaacaatggtgatctttgggcatttggagaacacggccagtccagcggagttgatggcggaggaccatcgcttcaatgcttcttccagcacactgacatttgtccgcctgtcttcacaagagatttgcaggatttttcggaggcaacactgatggaatcgttccaggaattgagggtgacatctgtagacagtccacgtttcgcaggcatatagcagggttgggaggacaatagctttataaacaagcaccttggtctctctacagatgtcctcaaacaccctctgcttcattcggaagaatgctgcactcgcagagctcaggcggtgttgtatttcagtgtcaatgttgactttggtggagaggtggctgccaaggcagcagaaatggtcaactttttctaatgttacaccattaagctgtatttctggcattggagagggattatccggtgactgctggaagagcactttggttttctaaaTGTTCGATGACAGTCCGAGCTTCTTATATGcgtctgcaaaggtgtttagagtggcttgtagatcttcttctgaatgtgcacaaataacgttgtcatcagcatgttggagttctataacagatgttgttgtgaccttggctttggctttcaatctgctgaggttaaatagcttgcccatctgtccgatagattatttccactccggtaggaagcttcccatcaacaaggtgaagtatcatgaaGATGgggaataaagttggggcaaaaacacatccctgtttgacacccgattccaccttgaatgggtcactttgggagccattgctgtccaagactgttgccgtcatgtcatcatggaggatctgcaggatgttcacaaatttgtcagggcacccaatttttgggAGGCATccgattatattattattattattattattattattattattattatattctattaatatatttaatattatattatatctattatctataatataatatattgcaggcCATCATTTATTTagtctatttttttctcttctttttcgtGTGTGTTTCATTTCCGAACCAGAAAAGTAAAAGTTTCTTTCGACCGCAAGCAGAGAAACGTCATATTTTTCAAAACTTGGTCTTCAAGACAAAggaagtgggtttttttgggggggcctcccttctctttcttctctctcttttccccgaAACACAAGGTGTTACTTGTGTAGATTTGGATTTCACGGAAGAAGAAGACTCAAACCGAGAAAATTCTTATGACATGAAGTGCCTTGAGTTTCAGCTCAAAAAATGATTGattttttaacaaatattttaACGGTTACTTTCaggaatattttaatgatttttttgcaaatatttttatggttgaaTTTGCAAATATTTGTATAGTTATTTTTCATGAATATTTGTATGATTATTTTTTGTGATtcgtttttaaaatatttttatgataAATTTTGTGAACATTTTAAAGGTTATTTTTCATGAATATCTGCATAGTTATTTTACTGAatatttaattgttgttttattgaataTTTTTGTGCTTATTTTTTGcgaatattttaatgattatttttggtgaatattttacatttatgttttgcaaatattttcatgatttttacttccttccttccttcctaataataataataataataataataataataataatatatccctccttcacttccttcctgacaataataatatatataatccagaaaagcctacaacaacccagtgattccggccatgaaagccttcgacaataataatattataataatataatataatatccttCCTTCACGTCCTTcctgataaaaataaaactgagaAAACAGCTATGACGCTAAATTTAACCCCAGCTCAAAAAAgatttaatcatcatcatcattttaattGGGATTTccaaagagaagggggaaatgaatgaatgaatgaatgagtgagtGACTGAATGGCTCCTTGTATGTCACGCTCTTTAGTGATGATTCAGGGCTTTTCCCGTCTGAAAAAGTAGCAAAGAAAgggtgaggatgatgatgatgatgatgatgatgatgatgatgatgatgatgataagattCATCAAGGCAAGGGTTGCCGAGCCGAGTAcagaatattattagtattagtattattttatatttttactactaataaaaataatatatactactaatataataatatattattgttgttgctattattatgttCAATCCATAGAGAAATCCATAGTATTAATAGATTTGGCTGATGGTCAGTGGGCGGATGTCAATGGAAGAATTAAGGCTTCGGTCCAGAACAATGGGCTTCATAGGGGGAGGGGGGTCAAAGGTCAACCGTGACGCAAGAAGTGAGGTCATCGCCTCTTCGAGGTGAAAGAGAATGGAATgtcagataatataataatataatagtataataatataataaaatattataatattattatcatatattatgatattatattgctatgattatgttatgttatgttatattatactagccgtcccctgccatgcgttgggggattctgtgtgggaggtttggcccaaatctatccttggtggggttcagaatgctctgtgattgtaggtgaactataaatcccagcaactacaactcccaaatgtcaagagtctattttccccaaactccaccagtgttcacatttgggcatattgagtattcgtgtagagtttggtccagatccatcattgtttgagtccacagtgctctctagatgtaggtgaactacaactccaaaactcaaggtcaatgcccaccaaatcctttcagtattttatgttggtcatgggggttctgtgtgccaagtttggttcaattccatcattggtggggttcagaatgctcgattgtaggtgaactataaatcccagtaactacaactcccaaatgtcaagatctattttccccaaacactatctgtgttcatatttgggtgtattgagtgcttgtgccaagtttggtccagatccatcattgtttgagtccacagtgctctctggatgtaggtgaactacaaatcccaaactcaaagtcaatgcccaccaaacccttccagtattttctgtcgatcatgaaagttctgtgtgccaagtttggttcaattccactgttgatggagttcagaatgctctttgattgtaggtgaactataaatccccgcaactacaactcccaaatgataaaatcataatttttgagtgatggtcactccttgtgatgtgagacattttgttgccaaatgggGCTTGGAAGCCTGGTGGGGCTCCCAGAGTGAGTAGGATGCGGCTATGAGGTTTGAGGTGTTTATGAGGGACTATCTGGTGGATGAGGCTATGAAATGGCCCTGTCCTGGAGCCTTGGAGGGCCAATGGGGGTCGTGGAGGGCCATGAGCCATGTCGCCCGGGCCATTGCCAGCACGGCTGTGGAATGTGGAAGTGAGGAGCAAGAAAAGGTTCCATGCAGCAAAGAAGACAGAGAAGCAAAAGTTAGGGtaaccttgtattgtcgaaggctttcatggctggaatcactaggttcttgtaggttttttagggctatagggccatgttctagaggcatttctcctgacgtttcgcctgcatctatggcaagcatcctcagaggtagtgaggtctgttggaaataggaaaatgggtttatataactgtgggatggctggggtggggcaaagagctctctgctgaagataggtgtgaatgtttcagctgaccaccttcattagcatttgaaggcctggctgagcctgggaaaatgttctgttgagaagtGTTAAGATGTTAAGTGttaaccactgaccgcatagggaagctgatgaggaaacacaacatacaaacaatctacaaacccaccaagaaaatccaacaaatgctacgttcagcaaaggacaagagggatcctctcacctctgcaggagtctaccgtataccatgcagctgtggacaagtctacagagggaccaccaaacgcagcacccggacacgcatcaaggaacatgaaaggcactgcagactacttcaaccagagaagtcagccatagcagagcacctgatgaaccaacctggacacagcatattatttgagaacacagaaatgctggaccacaccaacaaccaccatgtcagactacacagagaagccattgaaatccacaa encodes:
- the LIF gene encoding leukemia inhibitory factor, yielding MASILRGKKNKKDSSFFFSMAGAAFLTRFFLLFSSLPLHGTNEVNEVMVEVKGVEPVCAGTRPSSFQQVQCQVQQLHLSAQELLFYYVRAPNTSCIVYCIIIISYCYDILLLVQLERQGFPFWPRAGAHRFLCAADPSFLAFPSFSSSSKGKAPRKALLCWLLKAFSFFEVTLQRIGRDQEDFSPAGGEEATGNTTNDTLLLQLRWTRTVVQGLLANLHCLPCSRFRTRHRFEHTSGTDAFDKKRKGCQALQTYAVFVGHAARALGKCTPRRPVLKKHDRDPTSLFM